Below is a genomic region from Bacteroidota bacterium.
AATAAAGCAACAGTTCTAAGAGTATGCACCTTTAAAAACGCTAAAAGATTAAGCAAAGTTATAACACAAAGCTATTTTATAGGCTCTGAAAAACCCGATTATACTTTTGCCGTAATATCTCTTGTAACAGATAGTTCCAATCTTTTTGATTATTACTCTGGGATTTACATCCCCGGATATTTAAACGACCTTAATCCCGGGGAATGGGAAAGTGGAAATTATTACGGTCGTGGGAAAGAATGGGAAAGAGAAGTTGATTTTGAAATGTTTGACAAAAATGGCAGTTCTGTTTTTAAGCAAAAAGCAGGAATGAGAATGCAAGGTAGTGCAAGCAGAATTATGCCTCAAAAATCTTTCAGACTTTATGCTGAAAAGGAATATGGCAATGAAACTTTTAACCACAATTTTTTTGGATATAAAAACATTGATGTATTCAAAAGAATTATGCTTAGAAATTCAGGACATGATTTTTTGAGAACAATGTTTGCCGATGCAATTATGCAATATTTAATACGAAATTTCAAAGCGGAGTACATGGCTTGGAAACCCTCTGTAGTTTTCGTTAATGGAGAATATTGGGGAATTCATAACATTAGAGAAAGATACGACAAATATTTTCTTTCTGATTTTCACCAGCTTCACGAAGACAGCATTGATTTTCTTGATACACGTATGAGAATTCTTGTTATTGAAGGAGACTCAATGCATTATCATAATCTAATCGAGTTTTTGCACAATTACGATATTAGCAAAAAAAATAATTACGATTACGTAAAAACTCAGATGGATATTGAAAATTATATTGATTTTCAAATTGCTAAAATTTATTCCGCTACTTATGATTTCCCAGGAAATAATGTAAAAATGTGGCGACCAAGGAGTTCAAACGGCAAATGGAGATGGTTGAATATTGATAATGACGATTGCTTAAGAGCTGTTGGTGCAAATTCTTTAAAACATGCTACAAGGGACACTGGAACTCAATGGCCCAACCCTGCATGGTCAACTTTTCTTTTCAGGAAATTACTTGAGAACAATGAGTTCCAACAAAAGTTCATCAATAGATTCGCCTATCTTTTAAACACAACATTTAATCCTGATACCGTTTTGAATACAGTTCTTCAATTTAAAGAACTTTATGGCAAAGAAATTCAAGAGCATATTTACAGATGGAATTATCCTGCGGATTATATTGAGTGGGAAAACAATGTTGAAAAATTTATTGAATTTGCTCAACAAAGACCATGTAATCTCAGAGAATTTATAATGAACTTTTTTGAACTTGACGAATTTGGATTTAAATGTATTGAAAGCCCGAATAATGAAAACGAACTAATTACATTTCCCAATCCATCATCAGGAACTTTTAATATTCATTTAAAAAATATTGTAGATGCGGAATTTAATTTTTCTGTTATTGACCTTTTTGGAAAAATAATTTACTCGGGA
It encodes:
- a CDS encoding CotH kinase family protein, which encodes MKLLKPKISFFFLLILIFVSNYVFSQAVVINEIMSLNYSTLHDNDSNFCDWIEIYNDDTIAINLKSYHLSDDNNELYKWTFPEIIIEAKGFLLLMASGNDINDGKYFHTNFKISSSGENIYFSDSSGNLLTVAPKIELKADQSYGREVDGKNNFLIFDISSPGSSNSDNDIFSKIQFSRSSGFYKEAISVEITTNNPNDTIYYTLNGNKPTQNSKVYTKPLTIKSRKDEEAIYSLIRTNPPETNKKFVWKQPEGSINKATVLRVCTFKNAKRLSKVITQSYFIGSEKPDYTFAVISLVTDSSNLFDYYSGIYIPGYLNDLNPGEWESGNYYGRGKEWEREVDFEMFDKNGSSVFKQKAGMRMQGSASRIMPQKSFRLYAEKEYGNETFNHNFFGYKNIDVFKRIMLRNSGHDFLRTMFADAIMQYLIRNFKAEYMAWKPSVVFVNGEYWGIHNIRERYDKYFLSDFHQLHEDSIDFLDTRMRILVIEGDSMHYHNLIEFLHNYDISKKNNYDYVKTQMDIENYIDFQIAKIYSATYDFPGNNVKMWRPRSSNGKWRWLNIDNDDCLRAVGANSLKHATRDTGTQWPNPAWSTFLFRKLLENNEFQQKFINRFAYLLNTTFNPDTVLNTVLQFKELYGKEIQEHIYRWNYPADYIEWENNVEKFIEFAQQRPCNLREFIMNFFELDEFGFKCIESPNNENELITFPNPSSGTFNIHLKNIVDAEFNFSVIDLFGKIIYSGNFNIDKYHHQYRINLGHLNSGIYILHSKYNDKSYFSKIIISGK